The following nucleotide sequence is from uncultured Draconibacterium sp..
CGAGGCCATCCTGGTATTAAACAAATTGGTTGAAGAATATGGAAAGCTTGAAACAATCTATATTCTGGAAGACTCACGTCAATCAAGGCTCGATATTTCGTTACTGGAAGTGCGCGAATTTTTCCGCGAAATACGCAAAAATGTTACCGGCCGAAAAGAAATAAGGCATGCCGATATTGTTGATACACCATTTGAAACGGCAATGGGAGTTATTTTTCAGCAAATGGTAGCACCGCTTAAGGGTTACGATTACCGCTGTTTCTCTACCGAAGAGGCCGCACTTGCCTGGCTAAAAAAAGGCACATATTACCCCCGAAAATAACAATCGCATCCCTATAATTAAGTGCCAAACACTACTTTGCCAATACCTTAAACCCAAAAACACTAAAATATTGTATTTGATATTTTAAATATTAACTTTATTAGGTAGTTAAATTGCAAAATATCGGGATACAATTTTAGAATTGAATATTAATTTAATTTACAAACCAAAATCAATAAGGTACGGAATTATTGTACTATACACCTTTTAAAGCTAATACTATGAAAAAGGAACCAAAAGTACCTCTCCCTTTCAGCCACTTCTTTCAAAAAACTCAACTACCAATACTTGTTATCTCGCTGCACGGAAAAATTGTAAAGAGTAATAGAAGTGCCGAAACATTATTTAAATACGCTTCTGATGAACTGGCCGAGAAAAATATACTCGAACTTTTTTCGCCCAAAAATGGCACCAAATGGTTAACAAACATTTTAACCGAGATTGAAAATAATCAACTTTCATCAACCGAAATTGAAA
It contains:
- a CDS encoding STAS/SEC14 domain-containing protein, giving the protein MQNLNITYNSDNHIVYITKEGKISLNEAILVLNKLVEEYGKLETIYILEDSRQSRLDISLLEVREFFREIRKNVTGRKEIRHADIVDTPFETAMGVIFQQMVAPLKGYDYRCFSTEEAALAWLKKGTYYPRK